The DNA window CAATTCCGCCGCCGCCGCTCCCGACTTCGATTTCTCCGATGTATTCGGCCCAAATACACAATCTCCGTCCACGTCAGCATCAACCTCCTCCGCTTTTCTCGGAGACCCACTCGTCATACACCACCGCTCCCACTCCTTCGTCGGACCGTCACCTCGCTGCACTCTCTCCACCTCCCTCCCTCTCCATCTCCGAGAAGAAGAGTTCGCCGAAAACGGCGTCGTAGAACCAgttgaagaagaggaagaagaagaagggttTGTGAGTACTAATGATGATGAGGTGAAGAAAGGACAAAATGGTAAAATTGGGCCTGGGGATTTTGAGATATTGAGAGTTGTGGGGCAGGGGGCTTTTGGTAAAGTGTTTCAAGTTAGGAAGAAGAGGGGTAATTTTGGCGGGGAGGATGGTGATGGGATATTTGCAATGAAGGTTATGAGGAAGGAAACTATAATAAAGAAGAATCATGTTGATTATATGAAAGCTGAGAGGGATATTCTTACTAAAGTTGTTCATCCTTTTATTGTTCAGCTTCGTTACTCTTTCCAGGTTTTGTTCTTAAATTTTGTgtcttttttatgtttattgttGTGGGTAGTGATTGTTTGGAATCATAAGAATTATGTGCAAGAGTTCAATTTAGTTGAGTTGAGTTGAATTCTTGCAAAATTATGTAATGACTGAGTCAACCATGTCATCTGATTGACTAAGCCAATCAAATTATAACACCTCGTTGGCAATATTGTAATAAATGTGTTCAGATTTTCATGGTACCAAGGTGTTATAATGTAATtggcttagtccacggatgacgtggttgATTCAAAGTTTACCTAAGGATTTCTCCACATTTTGACTGAATCCTCACTTTTTTGTAAATGTCTGTTTTTGTGGTATTAAGTTGAAAGATTTGAGTTCAAAGTAATTGTGAGGTTTTCAAACATGAAAATTGACTAAATAGAATTTAGTTCAATTCAATTCTTGCATTTTAAGACTTTCAAGTCTGTGTATTGTTCAGGATATTATATCTAACTATTATAGAAAGATTGTTACTTGGTTACTTATAGATAATGAAGGACTTCCAATTCTAGGAGAGTTTGATTTGCTATTGTATTGAATTAAttagaggtggccatgggccgggtcagcccgtgaaccggcccggaaccggcccggtcaaacccggcccggaaccggtcaaatccggaaccggactaaaaccggcccggaaccgtacaaagtgcggttccgggccggttccaaatttgttgaaccgtgaaccggcgattccgggtcggaaccggcggtttaagggtcgaacccgttaataaaaaatataaattatatatttaaaatatatattatatctttattatataatatatttacttttataataaaatatatgttatatttgttttagttaaatttttggttaatattataattttaaaaaaaaatctttattttcttgtaatactatctccgtgtgagttattttattgttaaaatacatttttagtaattaaattttaattttaattttaatttttttttaaaccgtcctaaaccggaaccggaaccggaaccgtccggttccgaaccgtcatggaaccgtctcttaggcggttccgggccggttccattttttcttgaaccgtgacccggcggttccgaaccggaaccgtcgggttatgaaccgtggccacctctagAATTAATGTTAATTTGCTTCTCTTCTTGACCTTTTCAGACCAAGTCTAAGCTTTACTTGATCCTGGATTTTATAAATGGAGGACATCTATTTTTTCATCTTTATCGTCAGGGGATCTTCAGGTACATTATATCTGACCCTTTTAAGGCTTCTTATAATGATGGCTATATCATATATGGTTCTTAGTTTTGGATTTCTCTATGCATTGGATAGTGAGGATCAGGCAAGGGTTTATACTGCTGAGATAGTGTCTGCAGTTTCACATCTTCACAAGTACGGGATTGTGCACCGGGATCTTAAACCTGAAAACATTCTCTTGATGTCTGACGGGCATGTAATGATCATCTCCATTCACCATAGTTTATGACCATTTTTGCGGAATTTATTATCTCATTATGTCGGTCATTTTGCTTGTAGATATTTATATGTGATTAGTTGTTTTTAGCTACTAAGGTTATGCTTATCCATGCAGGTTATGCTAACTGATTTTGGACTGGCAAAGGAAATTGATGAATATGGTAGATCTAATTCAATGTGCGGCACAACTGAGTATATGGCTCCCGAAATTTTACTGTCTAAAGGCCATAACAAGGATGCAGATTGGTGGAGTGTTGGAATACTCTTGTTTGAAATGATAACTGGGCAGGTAATTCATTCGGTTTACTGTTGTGTGTTGATTGTAGTAGTCTCTTTAatgatattttctttttcacttCAAATAGTTCATGGCCAAGTCCCTTCCATTTTTGCAATAAGCGGCAAAGAAAAG is part of the Mercurialis annua linkage group LG3, ddMerAnnu1.2, whole genome shotgun sequence genome and encodes:
- the LOC126673298 gene encoding serine/threonine-protein kinase AtPK2/AtPK19-like isoform X1; the protein is MVTNSQKKKLHHSVLLSTNLKKLTIIPPNPDNSAAAAPDFDFSDVFGPNTQSPSTSASTSSAFLGDPLVIHHRSHSFVGPSPRCTLSTSLPLHLREEEFAENGVVEPVEEEEEEEGFVSTNDDEVKKGQNGKIGPGDFEILRVVGQGAFGKVFQVRKKRGNFGGEDGDGIFAMKVMRKETIIKKNHVDYMKAERDILTKVVHPFIVQLRYSFQTKSKLYLILDFINGGHLFFHLYRQGIFSEDQARVYTAEIVSAVSHLHKYGIVHRDLKPENILLMSDGHVMLTDFGLAKEIDEYGRSNSMCGTTEYMAPEILLSKGHNKDADWWSVGILLFEMITGQPPYTHKDRKKLQERIIKEKFKLPPYLSSEAHSLLKGLLQKEPSKRLGSGPDGGDEVKRHKWFRSVNWKKLEARELEPKFKPDVSGRDCTENFDKCWTSMPADDSPASTPTAGGHFQGYTYVAPNPWLSSI
- the LOC126673298 gene encoding serine/threonine-protein kinase AtPK2/AtPK19-like isoform X2: MVTNSQKKKLHHSVLLSTNLKKLTIIPPNPDNSAAAAPDFDFSDVFGPNTQSPSTSASTSSAFLGDPLVIHHRSHSFVGPSPRCTLSTSLPLHLREEEFAENGVVEPVEEEEEEEGFVSTNDDEVKKGQNGKIGPGDFEILRVVGQGAFGKVFQVRKKRGNFGGEDGDGIFAMKVMRKETIIKKNHVDYMKAERDILTKVVHPFIVQLRYSFQTKSKLYLILDFINGGHLFFHLYRQGIFSEDQARVYTAEIVSAVSHLHKYGIVHRDLKPENILLMSDGHVMLTDFGLAKEIDEYGRSNSMCGTTEYMAPEILLSKGHNKDADWWSVGILLFEMITGQPPYTHKDRKKLQERIIKEKFKLPPYLSSEAHSLLKGLLQKEPSKRLGSGPDGGDEVKRHKWFRSVNWKKLEARELEPKFKPDVSGRDCTENFDKCWTSMPADDSPASTPTAGGHFQGYTYVAPNPWLSSI